In Eulemur rufifrons isolate Redbay chromosome 3, OSU_ERuf_1, whole genome shotgun sequence, a single window of DNA contains:
- the MESD gene encoding LRP chaperone MESD, with protein MAASVWARAALLLLCASDLLLLPPRGACAAEGPAGTPGEAVPPPRKKKKDIRDYNDADMARLLEQWEKDDDIEEGDLPEHKRPPAPVDFSKIDPGKPESILKMTKKGKTLMMFVTVSGSPTEKETEEVTSLWQGSLFNANYDVQRFIVGSDRAIFMLRDGSYAWEIKDFLVSQDRCADVTLEGQVYPGKGGGSKEKNKTKQDKDKKKKEGDPRPGASKEDNRAGRRREDL; from the exons ATGGCGGCCTCCGTCTGGGCGCGCGCGGCCCTGCTGCTGCTCTGCGCCTCcgacctgctgctgctgccgccgcgcGGGGCCTGCGCGGCCGAGGGCCCGGCCGGGACGCCTGGCGAGGCTGTCCCCCCGCCCCGGAAGAAGAAGAAGGACATTCGCGACTACAATGACGCGGACATGGCGCGGCTTCTGGAACAGTGGGAG AAAGACGATGACATAGAAGAAGGAGACCTTCCGGAGCACAAGAGACCCCCTGCACCTGTCGACTTCTCAAAGATAGACCCGGGCAAGCCTGAAAGCATACTGAAAATGACCAAAAAGGGGAAGACGCTCATGATGTTTGTCACTGTATCGGGAAGCCCCACCGAGAAGGAGACGGAGGAGGTCACGAGCCTCTGGCAGGGCAGTCTGTTCAACGCCAACTACGACGTCCAGAG GTTCATCGTGGGATCAGACCGCGCCATCTTCATGCTGCGTGACGGGAGCTACGCCTGGGAGATCAAGGACTTTTTGGTCAGTCAAGACAGGTGTGCCGATGTCACTCTGGAGGGACAGGTGTACCCTGGCAAAGGAGgaggaagcaaagagaaaaataaaacaaagcaagacaaggacaaaaagaagaaggaaggagatcCGAGACCCGGGGCTTCCAAGGAAGACAATCGAGCCGGGCGCAGGAGGGAGGACCTGTGA